A part of Mycolicibacterium sp. TUM20985 genomic DNA contains:
- the recG gene encoding ATP-dependent DNA helicase RecG — MTVALTDRLDRVIGAKSAGPLEEHFGIRTVDDLLRHYPRSYSQGMSVLDENWEPPEEGEHVTFVDEIAKADVRWTNRQPKREFLVITLANRKPKVTATFFNAKFSKKILTEGTRLMLSGEVGFFKGTMQLTHPAFLVLEGSGQGKGSRSLAKIAETSRKADGEVLLSAFERDYFPIYPASAKVQSWDIYACVRQVLDVLDPVADPLPESVLAQWDLASEDEALRAIHLAERPADRDRARERLAFDEAVGLQWALVERRHGELSATGPSAPPRPDGLAAALGRQLPFELTAGQHDVLDVLSTELADTKPMHRMLQGEVGSGKTIVSLLAMAQMVDAGYQCALLAPTEVLAAQHDRSIRDVLGPLAMAGQLGGPDGATRVALLTGSMTAQQKRQVRDEVAGGEAGIVVGTHALLQDAVEFRNLGMVVVDEQHRFGVEQRDRLRAKAVDGITPHLLVMTATPIPRTVALTVYGDLETSVLRELPRGRRPITTNTIFMGQKPAWLQRAWQRIIEEVDAGRQAYVVASRIDEDDTGARASGKKKSGAEESGPPATSVVELFERLGQGPLRGLRLGLMHGRLSGDEKDAVMTSFRAGEVDVLVCTTVIEVGVDVPNATVMLVMDADRFGISQLHQLRGRIGRGEHPSLCLLATNLPEDSKAGARLKAVASTQDGFVLADLDLEERREGDVLGLSQSGRPITLKLLSLAQHREIIEAARAFAENVYAADPRLLDHRGMAALAAPFVETERVEYLDKA; from the coding sequence ATGACGGTCGCGCTCACCGACCGTCTGGACCGGGTCATCGGCGCCAAATCCGCGGGGCCGCTCGAGGAACACTTCGGGATCCGCACCGTCGACGACCTGTTACGGCACTACCCGCGCAGCTACAGCCAGGGCATGTCCGTGCTCGACGAGAATTGGGAGCCCCCCGAGGAGGGGGAGCACGTCACGTTCGTCGACGAGATTGCCAAGGCGGACGTCCGCTGGACCAACCGTCAGCCCAAGCGCGAGTTCCTGGTCATCACGCTGGCCAATCGCAAGCCCAAGGTCACGGCCACGTTCTTCAACGCGAAGTTCAGCAAGAAGATCCTGACCGAGGGCACCCGCCTGATGCTGTCCGGGGAGGTCGGCTTCTTCAAGGGGACCATGCAGTTGACGCATCCGGCGTTCCTCGTCCTCGAGGGGTCCGGTCAGGGCAAGGGCAGCCGGTCGCTGGCGAAGATCGCCGAGACGTCACGCAAGGCTGACGGCGAAGTGCTGCTGTCGGCGTTCGAGCGGGACTACTTCCCGATCTACCCGGCGTCGGCCAAGGTCCAGAGTTGGGACATCTACGCGTGCGTCCGCCAGGTGCTCGACGTCCTGGATCCGGTCGCCGATCCGCTTCCCGAATCGGTGCTGGCGCAATGGGATCTGGCGTCGGAAGACGAGGCGCTGCGGGCGATCCACCTCGCAGAGCGGCCAGCGGACCGGGACCGGGCCAGGGAGCGACTGGCCTTCGACGAAGCCGTCGGCCTGCAATGGGCACTCGTGGAACGCAGACACGGTGAACTCAGCGCGACCGGCCCGTCCGCGCCGCCACGACCGGACGGATTGGCCGCCGCGCTGGGGCGCCAATTGCCCTTCGAGTTGACGGCGGGTCAGCACGACGTCCTGGACGTGCTGAGCACCGAACTCGCCGACACCAAGCCGATGCACCGGATGCTGCAGGGTGAGGTGGGCTCGGGAAAGACGATCGTGTCGCTGCTGGCCATGGCGCAGATGGTGGACGCCGGCTATCAGTGCGCGCTACTCGCACCGACGGAAGTCCTTGCGGCTCAACATGACCGGTCCATCCGCGACGTACTCGGCCCGCTTGCCATGGCGGGTCAGCTCGGCGGACCCGACGGGGCGACCCGGGTGGCGTTGCTCACCGGCTCGATGACCGCGCAGCAGAAGCGTCAGGTCCGCGACGAGGTGGCCGGCGGTGAGGCCGGCATCGTCGTCGGCACGCATGCCCTGCTGCAGGACGCGGTCGAGTTCCGCAATCTCGGCATGGTCGTCGTGGACGAGCAGCACCGCTTCGGGGTCGAACAACGAGATCGATTGCGCGCCAAGGCCGTCGACGGCATCACCCCCCACCTGCTGGTGATGACCGCCACCCCGATCCCGCGGACCGTGGCCCTCACCGTCTACGGCGACCTCGAGACCTCGGTGCTGCGCGAGCTGCCCCGCGGCAGACGCCCGATCACCACCAACACGATCTTCATGGGGCAGAAGCCGGCCTGGCTGCAACGGGCCTGGCAGCGCATCATCGAAGAGGTGGACGCGGGTCGGCAGGCCTACGTCGTCGCCTCCCGCATCGACGAGGATGACACGGGCGCAAGGGCTTCGGGGAAGAAGAAGTCCGGCGCCGAGGAGTCGGGCCCGCCCGCTACGTCGGTCGTCGAGCTGTTCGAACGGCTCGGCCAGGGCCCGCTGCGGGGGCTGCGGCTCGGGCTCATGCACGGCAGGCTCTCCGGGGACGAGAAGGACGCGGTCATGACGTCGTTCCGCGCCGGTGAGGTCGACGTGCTGGTGTGCACGACGGTCATCGAGGTCGGCGTCGACGTGCCCAACGCGACGGTGATGCTGGTGATGGACGCCGACCGGTTCGGCATCAGCCAGCTGCACCAGCTGCGCGGGCGCATCGGGCGCGGTGAGCATCCCAGCCTCTGCCTGCTGGCCACCAATCTGCCCGAGGACTCGAAGGCGGGCGCCCGGCTGAAGGCGGTGGCGTCCACCCAGGACGGGTTCGTGCTCGCCGACCTCGACCTGGAGGAGCGCCGCGAGGGTGACGTGCTCGGCCTCAGCCAGTCGGGCCGCCCCATCACGTTGAAACTGCTGTCCCTGGCCCAGCACCGCGAGATCATCGAGGCCGCGCGTGCCTTCGCCGAGAACGTCTACGCCGCAGACCCCCGACTGCTGGATCATCGCGGAATGGCCGCGCTGGCAGCTCCATTCGTCGAGACCGAGCGCGTCGAGTACCTGGACAAGGCGTGA
- a CDS encoding DAK2 domain-containing protein, with the protein MSARRLDATSLQDWAHTSVTHLIAHTDEINRLNVFPVADADTGTNMLFTMRAAGARAEGLRDADVTGVTAALAEGALQGARGNSGVILSQILRGLADVAAEAAEERNGVLADIDGPLLASALRHAAVLADASVGQSVPGTIVSVLVAAAGAAEDAAVDRADAAEVVAVAAEAAVIALEKTPQQLDVLADAGVVDAGGRGLLVLLDALTATLTGHVPHRVAYEPSGVVGTAAADAPVVAPPQFEVMYLLDECDHSGLDALRSRLEQLGESVTIAASGSSGRYSVHVHTDDAGGGVEAGLDVGTPSRIQITALTGGGGHPSGGWTRDRAVLAIVDGDGATALFEGEGAHVLRQDADAAISAKQLLRALFDAEAAQIMVLPNGFVAAEELVAGCTAAIGWGIDVVPVPAGSMVQGLAALAVHDAARQAVDDGYTMARAAAGARCGSVRVATEEALTWAGTCRPGDGLGISGDEVLIVGEDVVAAGAGLIDLLLSSGGELVTVLTGAGVEPAVGAALQDHVHEHHLGAELVTYHTGHRGDALLIGVE; encoded by the coding sequence ATGTCCGCACGCCGGCTCGACGCCACCAGCCTTCAGGACTGGGCCCACACCTCCGTCACACACCTCATCGCCCACACCGACGAGATCAACCGTCTCAACGTGTTCCCGGTCGCCGATGCGGACACCGGGACCAACATGCTGTTCACGATGCGGGCCGCGGGCGCCAGGGCCGAGGGACTCCGCGACGCCGACGTCACCGGCGTGACCGCCGCGCTCGCCGAGGGGGCGCTACAGGGCGCGCGGGGCAACAGCGGGGTGATCCTCTCGCAGATCCTGCGCGGCCTGGCCGACGTCGCGGCCGAGGCGGCCGAGGAACGCAACGGCGTCCTCGCCGACATCGACGGGCCGCTGTTGGCCTCGGCGCTGCGGCACGCGGCGGTCTTGGCGGACGCCTCCGTCGGGCAGAGTGTGCCGGGCACCATCGTCTCGGTGCTCGTGGCCGCCGCGGGCGCCGCGGAGGATGCGGCCGTCGACCGGGCGGACGCCGCCGAGGTCGTGGCGGTGGCCGCGGAGGCTGCGGTGATCGCGCTGGAGAAGACCCCTCAGCAACTCGACGTGCTCGCCGACGCCGGCGTGGTCGATGCGGGTGGGCGCGGGCTGCTCGTCCTCCTCGACGCCCTGACCGCCACCCTCACCGGACACGTTCCGCACCGGGTGGCCTACGAGCCGTCCGGCGTGGTCGGCACCGCGGCCGCGGACGCCCCGGTCGTCGCCCCACCGCAATTCGAGGTGATGTATCTGCTCGACGAGTGTGACCACTCCGGTCTCGACGCGCTCCGGTCCCGGCTCGAGCAGCTCGGGGAGTCGGTGACGATCGCGGCGTCGGGTAGCAGTGGCCGCTACTCGGTACACGTCCACACCGATGATGCGGGCGGTGGCGTCGAGGCGGGCCTGGACGTCGGCACCCCCAGCCGCATCCAGATCACCGCGCTGACCGGCGGGGGTGGCCATCCTTCGGGCGGCTGGACCCGCGACCGTGCAGTGCTGGCGATCGTCGACGGCGACGGTGCGACGGCGCTGTTCGAGGGTGAGGGCGCCCACGTCCTGCGCCAGGACGCCGACGCCGCGATCAGTGCCAAGCAGCTGCTGCGCGCGCTCTTCGACGCCGAAGCCGCGCAGATCATGGTGCTGCCCAACGGTTTCGTGGCCGCCGAGGAGCTTGTCGCCGGGTGTACCGCGGCGATCGGTTGGGGTATCGACGTCGTGCCCGTACCCGCGGGCTCGATGGTTCAGGGTCTGGCCGCGCTGGCCGTGCACGACGCCGCACGTCAGGCCGTGGACGACGGTTACACCATGGCGCGGGCGGCCGCGGGCGCACGGTGCGGCTCGGTGCGGGTGGCCACCGAGGAGGCGCTGACGTGGGCGGGAACCTGCAGGCCCGGTGACGGTCTCGGCATCTCCGGTGACGAGGTGCTCATCGTGGGTGAGGACGTCGTGGCTGCCGGCGCCGGCCTGATCGACCTGCTGCTCAGCTCCGGCGGTGAGCTCGTCACGGTCCTGACGGGTGCCGGCGTCGAGCCGGCGGTCGGCGCTGCGCTTCAGGACCACGTGCACGAGCACCACCTCGGCGCCGAGTTGGTCACCTACCACACGGGTCACCGCGGCGACGCGCTGCTGATCGGGGTGGAGTAG
- a CDS encoding uracil-DNA glycosylase, whose product MTARPLSELVEDGWARALAPVTDHVAQMGEFLRSEIAAGQRYLPAGENVLRAFTFPFDEVRVLIVGQDPYPTPGHAVGLSFSVAPDVRPLPRSLDNIFKEYATDLGHPAPSCGDLTPWAEGGVMMLNRVLTVRSGTPASHRGKGWEAVTECAIRALVDRPQPLVAVLWGRDAQTLTPMLTGAHCKTIESVHPSPLSATRGFFGSRPFSRANDLLEQLGAEPIDWRLP is encoded by the coding sequence GTGACTGCGCGCCCGCTCTCAGAACTCGTCGAGGACGGCTGGGCGCGTGCGCTCGCGCCGGTCACCGACCACGTCGCCCAGATGGGCGAATTCCTCCGCTCCGAGATCGCGGCGGGTCAGCGGTATCTGCCGGCCGGTGAGAACGTGCTGCGCGCCTTCACCTTTCCGTTCGACGAGGTGCGCGTGCTCATCGTCGGGCAGGATCCGTACCCGACACCGGGGCATGCCGTCGGGCTGAGCTTCTCCGTGGCGCCCGACGTACGTCCGCTACCGCGCAGCCTGGACAACATCTTCAAGGAGTACGCCACCGACCTGGGCCACCCCGCACCGAGCTGTGGTGACCTGACGCCCTGGGCCGAAGGCGGGGTGATGATGCTCAACAGGGTGCTGACCGTCCGGTCGGGCACCCCGGCGTCGCACCGAGGCAAGGGCTGGGAAGCGGTGACCGAATGCGCGATCCGCGCGTTGGTCGACAGGCCGCAGCCACTGGTGGCCGTGCTGTGGGGTCGGGACGCGCAGACGCTGACGCCGATGCTGACGGGTGCTCACTGCAAGACCATCGAGTCCGTGCATCCGTCACCGCTGTCGGCGACGCGGGGATTCTTCGGATCGCGGCCGTTCAGCCGGGCCAACGATCTACTCGAGCAGCTGGGTGCCGAACCGATCGACTGGCGGCTGCCCTAG
- a CDS encoding Lrp/AsnC family transcriptional regulator, with translation MVEAFMLIQTEVGRAEVVAKQLAGLPGVSSAEYVTGPYDVVVRVEAATPSELHAVIVPSVQQVTGITRTLTCPIAES, from the coding sequence GTGGTCGAGGCATTCATGCTGATCCAGACCGAAGTGGGCCGCGCCGAAGTCGTCGCCAAGCAGCTGGCCGGCCTGCCCGGAGTATCGTCCGCCGAGTACGTGACCGGTCCTTACGACGTAGTCGTCCGCGTCGAGGCAGCCACCCCGTCGGAGCTGCACGCCGTGATCGTGCCCAGCGTCCAGCAGGTGACCGGGATCACCCGCACCCTGACCTGTCCGATCGCCGAATCCTAG
- a CDS encoding DUF3515 domain-containing protein has protein sequence MIDSSPEDDRDGPPRAVLIAAVLLAVGAIVAVLAVAALRTATPAQQPVAIAAAPAPQADGDACRALMAVLPEDLDDYHRAPMVAPAPSGAAAWQAEPGSDLVVLRCGIERPDDFVASSPLQGVDDVQWFRIPGDDRTTWVTVDRPVYVALTLPSGSGPTPIQLISRAVAQALPATAPNPAPVR, from the coding sequence GTGATCGACTCCAGCCCCGAGGACGACCGTGACGGACCACCGCGTGCGGTATTGATCGCGGCGGTCCTCCTCGCCGTCGGCGCGATCGTCGCCGTCCTCGCGGTCGCGGCGCTCAGAACGGCGACCCCGGCGCAGCAGCCCGTCGCGATCGCCGCCGCCCCCGCACCCCAGGCCGACGGCGACGCCTGCCGGGCCCTGATGGCCGTCCTTCCCGAGGATCTCGACGACTACCACCGCGCACCGATGGTGGCGCCCGCACCGTCGGGCGCCGCGGCGTGGCAGGCCGAACCCGGCAGCGACCTCGTGGTGCTGCGATGCGGCATCGAGCGGCCCGACGACTTCGTCGCCAGCTCACCGCTGCAGGGCGTGGACGACGTGCAATGGTTCCGGATTCCGGGCGATGACCGCACCACCTGGGTCACCGTGGACCGCCCGGTCTACGTGGCCCTCACGCTGCCCAGCGGGTCGGGGCCGACGCCGATCCAGTTGATCTCGCGCGCAGTGGCGCAGGCCTTGCCGGCGACCGCGCCCAATCCGGCTCCGGTCCGCTAG
- a CDS encoding thiamine-phosphate kinase → MTDDERAETLAELGEFTVIDRLVEGRPQPPTVLVGPGDDAAVVAAPDGRVVVSTDMLVEGRHFRLDWSTPHDVGRKAIAQNAADIEAMGAVATGFVVAFGAPGTTPGADAVRLSDGMWDEARRFGASIVGGDLVAAPQWVVSVTAFGDLGGRAPVLLGGAQPGDVVAVVGEVGRSAAGHALWLESIDGFVDLRRRHLVPSVPYGEGRRAADGGATAMTDVSDGLLADLGHLAAASGVAIDLSRVALTADHAAVAAAATAAGADPWAWVLAGGEDHALVATFPGALPEGWRPIGRVLGGPPRVTVDGTAWTGAPGWQSF, encoded by the coding sequence ATGACCGACGACGAGCGGGCCGAGACGCTTGCCGAGCTGGGTGAATTCACCGTCATCGACCGGCTCGTCGAGGGTCGCCCACAGCCGCCGACCGTGCTGGTGGGCCCCGGCGACGACGCGGCCGTGGTGGCAGCGCCCGACGGCAGGGTCGTCGTATCGACCGACATGCTGGTCGAGGGTCGGCACTTCCGCCTGGACTGGTCGACGCCGCACGACGTCGGCCGCAAGGCGATCGCGCAGAACGCCGCCGACATCGAGGCGATGGGCGCGGTGGCGACCGGGTTCGTGGTGGCGTTCGGCGCACCGGGCACGACGCCGGGCGCCGATGCGGTGCGCCTGTCCGACGGGATGTGGGACGAGGCGCGCCGCTTCGGCGCGAGCATCGTCGGAGGTGATCTGGTGGCCGCCCCGCAATGGGTGGTCTCGGTGACGGCGTTCGGCGACCTCGGAGGTAGAGCGCCCGTGCTGCTCGGCGGGGCGCAACCCGGTGACGTGGTTGCCGTCGTCGGCGAGGTGGGGCGCTCGGCCGCCGGTCATGCCCTTTGGCTCGAGAGCATCGACGGATTCGTCGATCTCCGGCGTCGGCACCTGGTGCCCTCGGTGCCCTATGGAGAGGGCCGCCGAGCCGCCGATGGCGGCGCCACGGCGATGACCGACGTCTCCGACGGGCTGCTGGCCGATCTCGGTCACCTCGCGGCCGCCTCCGGGGTGGCCATCGACCTGTCCCGGGTGGCGTTGACGGCCGACCACGCCGCCGTCGCCGCGGCGGCCACCGCGGCCGGGGCGGACCCGTGGGCCTGGGTGCTCGCCGGCGGTGAGGACCACGCGCTCGTCGCGACGTTCCCCGGTGCGCTCCCCGAGGGTTGGCGCCCGATCGGTCGCGTGCTCGGGGGCCCGCCGCGGGTGACGGTCGACGGCACCGCCTGGACCGGTGCCCCGGGCTGGCAGTCCTTCTGA
- the rpmB gene encoding 50S ribosomal protein L28, whose amino-acid sequence MAAVCDVCGKGPGFGKSVSHSHRRTNRRWDPNIQTVHAVTRPGGNKKRINACTSCIKAGKVARG is encoded by the coding sequence ATGGCTGCGGTTTGCGATGTCTGCGGGAAGGGTCCCGGCTTCGGCAAGTCGGTGTCGCACTCCCATCGTCGGACCAACCGCAGGTGGGATCCGAACATTCAGACCGTGCACGCGGTGACGCGTCCCGGTGGCAACAAGAAGCGCATCAACGCGTGCACGTCGTGCATCAAGGCGGGCAAGGTCGCGCGCGGCTGA